TGGTTATTTCAGTTAGTATCTAAACTGTTGGAGATAACCGACAGAACCTGAGACCAATGTATATGCATGATCAGCACAGCGAATATAGGCTAGGGCATGTGGTACACTCTGGTACACAATTGCCTAATAATAAAAAAGCTAATTGAACATTCGCATTTGTAAAATTCTTTCTGAGAGGATTTCAATTTCATtattgataaaaaagaaaatttagtcTTACAAAAATTGTAATGTACCACTTCATATTGGTGCTCCTTTTGTATGTGGACACTAACTCGGATGAGGATAAGTTTGTATGCATGAATATAAAAAATCCTACCCATTTGTTTTGGCATTTCttatctgaagttctgaactttaGAAGGTTGCTCGGGTCTGGAGTTCTTGAGGACCTGACCACCTGAAGCATCCCCATGGATTTAAGGAAGCACTGTCTGGATGTCTGCTGGTGACAAAATCGAGTTCCTGCTATAAGATTTGATAATTCACGAAACTAGCTTCTGGTATACCAGATCACAAGGTGGCAACTAGTCAATGAACTACTCGGGCTTTAGCTGGATAGATTTTATGTTGATGTTGAGCTGAGCTGGAATGTACCAGTCCGCTGTCAGAGCATACGCCTATTTGTGCTGTCCAAGCACTCTATATTTTCATCCCTTCAGATGATAATATTTTAGTTCTTTTCTCTCACTCAAATTCTACATGGTTCGTGGAATACGATTTTACTTCGCTGATGTTGTGTTTCCGCCTGATGATATTCTTATTCGTACTAGTTGTCTGACACCTCAAGTTTACGCACGACATGGGTGGGCCGAAGTTGCGGCCCAGCTCCGTCGACCGTAACCTTGGACTGGGCCGTAGCCTCGTGCGAGTTTCACCCGACGCAAGCGTTGTTCTTGGCAGTAAGTCCATTATTACTCCCTTATAGCTCTAATATAAATTCGTATCCCAAAGCCGCAGATATCTTAATCCTCGCCTATTAAAACTGGTGGAAAATGACTTCTTAATAGTTTTGAGGGTGATTTTTTTGTTTACATGGCTCGTTAACCTAGTCTAACCGGCTGAGTCAGCATAtagagcccacatgtcatatcctCTCTCtatttcccttcttcctcctccctctctccctcttcctcttcccccttcAGCCCTTCCTTCCATGGCAGGCTTTTCTCGTTCCTCTTCTCCACAGCAGCGGCGCAGTGGGACAATGATAGGGAACGGTTAATGGTGAGCACTCTTCATATCCCTCTCCCACCCCGAGGCGCAGCGGAATCACGAATGGCAGTCGATGGCTTGGACATCAGAACCAAGGAGGAAGGCCATGGCGTGGACTCGAGGTGGAGCGGCCAAAGAGGAGGAGAGTACGCCACCGCTAGCCTTGCGGAGAACGATGTTGGCCTTCCCACGGGAGAGGCGGCTGTGACCTCGGTCTCCTTACGGAGGCTCACAGTAACAGGCACCGGAACCGCCTGCTTCTTCATCCTCCTTCCTACCGGACGCCACAACCCTCACCATGGATGAAGGCAGTGGCCTTGTCACCCTTGACCAGCTAGTCGATGCCGAAAGACCCACCCGTGCTCCGCCAAAGCCAGAAGATATGggatgagggagagagagggggggatgaTATGCGGGCCTCACATACTGACTCAGTCGATTGGAATAGGTCAATGAGCCTTAGCGAAATCCACCCACAAAAccatggagggagtaattttacttcggttttaatagttgagaggatcaaaaatattttatattgcggttgagggatacaTATTAGATTATACCTATATTTGAGGAAGTCAAAGTGGATTATCCCCAGTTCCAGGGTCAGTGTTGTTGAGGTATTAACGGGTAACGGAACCAAATTGTATTTGATATGGTTGTAGTTTGCTAGGaatcaatttgttttttttcaaataataatCCAAAACTGAACAAACCAAATGGCAACCCTACTCAGTAATAGCTTTGGCCTCAGTAAATTTCTGTTGCAATTGGTACTCATATGTATAATACTCTATGTTTTTTAATGTATAACATTGTTAATTTTTCTCATAATGttttatcatttgttttatatttaaaattagtataaatatgtaaacgtATAAGTTTAGATTATGGTTTCTtttatgataaaacaagtcatgataaaataaataatatttatttttttaaataagattaaTAATCAGATATCATGTTAAAAGTCAGCGGTGTCATGTATTAAAAAACGGAAACGGAAGGATCATAGtgattaaaatttgatcaaTCTTGACGTATGAAGTCATGTAGATGTACCTATTGATTCTTCACCAACCGTTGATGCTTTCTAGACGAGTAGCATGGCTTGTAAACAAAGTAAACACCATCTAAGATTTGCTAATCAGCCAACGCTATACGCCTATACCTATATAATGCAAGGATCCAAACACTAAACTTTACATGCACCGAGCATGAATGAACCATCAAAACATGTGGTGGATGGCATCTCCAGGCCATAAATCTTGGAAGAGATGCAGCCAGGGGCGCCGCCATGTATTGGTTGTGTTGACCCCCATGCATGCATCTAATCCATGATCCATCCACGAGACCATATATCCATGCAATGCAAGCTCTATTGAAATTGTCAAATAAGCACCCACTGCATGCACCGAGCTGAGTAGCTTCTACTCCTAGCTGCTAGCTTGTGCTAGACAGTGGCTCAAAATCCTCACTCTCTTCGTTTTCAGAGATTTCACGGCATGGCATTGGATGGTACTTGACAATACACTGCAACTAGGCCTGTGTACTTATTCTGTACTGGATCTTTTGTATataggccccgtttagttctccaatttttttttccaaaaacatcatatcgaatctttggacacatgaaTGAAGCATTAGAAgtagataaatgaaaaaactaattacacagttagggaggaaaccgtgagatgaatcttttgagtctaatgaaattagttttcatctcgcggtttttcaggcgagttatgaaattagtttttttattcgtgtctgaaaaccccttccgacatccggtcaaacgtccgatgtgacacccaaaaaatttcatttcctcaactaaacacaccctatagaCTGTATTTATAGTGTGGAGAGGATGCAGAGTTATATAGTGGTGTTCTTTTcccatgaagatgaagattaagttttttacacaaaacgagatggtattaacgtatgattgagttttaactattatagacttaaaaaatatatcaatatgatatttttagagcaattttcctatagaaagttttcggcttaaaacacaccgtttatcaGTTTAAAAAGCTGCTAAAAATCTTAAtgttcatccaactcttgttggagaaaagaactcTTGTTTCCGTAGTACTCTCTCAGTTAGATCGATTGGCAGGTAGCATCTGCAGTGTGTGTGATCGACTGGCGCGACTACTGCAATGCGGTGTTGGCGGAGCACTAATAAAAATCTCGCGCGCCGATCGTCACGGGACACTGGTAGCTGCAGCCCGGCCGGGATGGCTGGGcgcatgcatatgtatatatgcgTATCAAAAGCtggggctagctagctagctcttaaTTTACTTTGGTCTCTTGCTATTTCTTGCTGCCAGCGATCTCTTGTGCGTGTCACGGGCGTAGGCACTGTTCTGGCACTAGTAATCTTGTGCCTCTTGCCGATCGAATGCCGACCTGAGCGATCGAGATGATAAGATATTTCTTGATTTCGCTACATAAATCACATACTACATCACATCACAGCTACATACCTACTCGATCGAACCATGCATGATTTTATCTTTTATACCTGTACATGCATATACACTActtaaaaatcgattttttctAGATAAGATCCCTGCTTGGTCGCAGACGGAACGTAACTAGCCATGTCTGCAAAAATCGACCTTCATTTTCGCGTACGGCCCCGTTAAGAGGTCCGCATacaaaaaatcgatttttgcagaccTCTTAAAGTAGCCGCATGTGAAAATAAGcatatttttgcatgtggaccTGTTAAAAGGCCGCATCCAAAGATATATTTTCACAGGTGGACCTCTTAAGGATCCACATAAAAGTTTGACTTACATTTTTATCCCTCTTAACActataaaattttcaaagtCCAATCTTATCTTCTCggtcctcctcttctctctctctcagcaaCCGGCGGGTGGACAGCAGGTGCGGCCAGCGGAAGGCAGCGGGTGCGGCCGGTAGGAGGCAACGGCAACGGTGGCTACCTCCGGCActcggtggcgggcggcgggccaCCTTGGACCGGCGTGAGAggtggcggtgggcggcgggcggATCTGGCGCCCCCCGATGTCAAGAGCGGTGGCTGCAGCATGGGAGGGTGGATCCGCCGCCACCTGaccacgggagcggcggcggtggcaggcggATCCACCGGCTCCGACCTCGGgagtggcagcggcggcaggaggatcCACCGCCTCCGACCTCGGCTAGCTAGAGTTTCGGTTTTTCAATTTTGggaattttatttctttttggaattttattttacATGCAGCTCACATAAGCACCAGTATAAAAATTTGATATTCGCATGCGCTGCGCGAGCCGCATTGAAAAATCGCTATTCTCATATACCTTTTCAGGTAAATGGTTGTCCCAACCACATAAAAAAATAGGGTTTGTGGTCGTATGGAAAAATGTTTTTTAGCCGTGATACTTCATGGAATGTACTTGGTTTGGTTTGGCGTGCATAGCCGTGATACTTCATGAGATTATAATTATAGACCAAATAAATTTTACCAAGTTTTGgtaatatcaaaattttgttaagatgacaatattgctaaaattctggtaagatttcttatgtattgactaaatttgataacaaactaaatgtagatattttctaaaaaactctaaaaaaattgatatggTTAAAAATGGCATCAAGTGAATAAGCCGGAATATTTATGGGTGTATAGCTATACACTTGTGCATGCAGTTGTGTGTGcatgatatatacatatacaactTACAAGTGCAGGCGAGCATACGTGGCCACATGCATGCATTGGAACATTTAACTGTCACAGGACAAGACGAGTTCACGAGGGGAGAGAAACGACACCACGAGACAGAAGAGAAGAGACAAGAGCGCAGGCGACCCGTGACGACGTGAGGGCCGTATGTTTCATCATATAACCGACGACGAAACTATACATACACTCTCATTCACATGACTATCAAATTATATGCTAGCATGATTAGTATGCTTCAACCTCCTCTCCGACCTGCATTAATTATCTTTGTTAAGCTAGCTGCTAATTAATACTGTATGTACGCACTATATTGGCATATATGGACAAATTGTAGATGCATTTCACCCTATATCTCAACCTTTTTTTAATCATTAGTTACATATAAGTTCAAATTAGCACCGATGGCTGCTATAACAAATAACATCAAACTTTTAAACTCCGTGCAAATTAATTGTAGtgcaaaattaattttaagaaTTTTATAACATTGTACGTTATCTCGTCACATATGGCTCTACAAATTTTAACCCTATCATTGTGCGTTCTGTTTCAGAAACAGAACTGAAAAATCAAACACTATCATTAGGGAATAAAATGGATCATTTTACACTGGTTCAAGGGGTAAAATGAGAGAACAAAAAGGTTTAGAGAGGCTTTAAGTACACCGAAGGACAAGAAGGTCCGGAAAAGTCAACTAAAAAGGACAAGGACTGTACGAAAGAACTGATATATGCTcatcgataaaaaaaaaacactacagTATTTCTTTTACAAATATATAGGCTCTGGTATGATCTGATCAATCCACACATTGTAACAATTTGGAATCAACGCTATAAgcctataatttattttattttccaccAGAaacatgatatatttttttgccACTGTTGATGCGACAGAAGAATATAATAGGATCAACATCAAAACAAATTTCCAAACTACAAGGGGAGACCATTTTTAAGTGATCAAAACTAACATGGATTAGCAACTTGTTCATGTTGATCGAACCAGCGAAATATAGGTAAACAAAACCAAAGAATTAGCAACAAACTCATTGCATGGGCAAAAATCAAACAACACTATTTCCAGTGATATATTCAATACGTACTTGTTTCTATATCCTGACCGATCAAATCAATCAATGAACGAGATCGACGGCCAAAAACTCATCTAGAAGTAATTCGATCGTGATTTTCAAGTCAAGATCGCACTATCAACCACTCATCATTACACATATAAAAGGCTCGTTTTTTTATGTTCATAAAATATACACATCATCACTTATCAgtatagcagcagcagcagcttaaTTACCAGTTAATTAACTCGATCACCACCTTGTCTACGCCATTGTTGACGTCATACCTTGACTTGCATGCGCATGCATGGGCCCCACTTCGTCTCCATGCACGCGTtcacacgtacgtacgtacggtgcggccgctcgccgtcgcctgaGCTGGAGGTGACGATGGATGGGTCACCTCTTGGCCctggcggctcggcggctgagCACCACCCAGTAGAGAACTCtgtagaggaggaagaagccgaAGAGCACCTGCACCCCGGTCCACCGCTCCTTGGCCGTGAGCCCCTTCTCCGCCAGCACGTCGGCGCCGGTCTCGGAgcagtcgccggcggcggggccggcgACGCCGAAGCAGCGGGTGGCGGCGCAGGTGTACTCGTTGGCGAGGAGGGCGTCGAGGGCGTACTTGTACGGGGAGACGTAGTGCATGAACACCCAGTACGGCGGCATGCTCCCCCTGGACAGGAAGTAgccggagaagaggaagaagccgGCGAGGGACACCGACACCAGCGACATCCCGGCGATGTAGTCCGGCGCGAACGAGCTCACGAACAGCACGAAGGAGTTCGCCGTCAGCACCACCGCCCACACCACCATCACGAACGccgcgaacgccgccgccgacgcgcagAGGCCGACGAGGAAGTAGACGCAGGCGGAGTAGAGGAGCGCCACCGCCAGGAGGTACGGGAGGAAcaccagcgtcgccgccgccgcgtgcgacGACAGCCTGTACAGCCCCGACGCCGTCTCCGCCAGCACGATCGGCCGCTCCGACACGAACGTCGGCAGCGTCTCCGTCGTGGACGTCAGGAGGAACGTCAGCGTGAAGGCGAACAGCCCCAGCCGCTTGtgcgcgccgccctcgccgtcgccggcgttgATGTAGATGCTCCCCAGCAGCgtccccaccaccaccgactCCAGGAAGTTGGTCAGCAGCAGTTGCTTGCTTCGGTACACCACCTTCCATGCCCGCTTGTACAGGACCACCACCTCGTGTATCCTCGAGCACGgcgaggttgacgacgacgacgacttggaGGACGtcacggcggcgagctcctccgtCGTCTTGGGCTcaggggaggaggcggacggGTGGGGCATCTGGTCGAGTACCTCGAGGGCAAACTCCAGCGGGTTGAGCTGCGCCGGCACGGCGAGGCCGTGGGAGAGGAGCGCGGCGTCGAGGGAGTCGACGGAGCCGTGGTGCACGACGGCGccacgggagaggaggaggagggagtccacggcggagaggaggcgcgAGCTGGGCTGGTGGATGGAGAGCACCACCGTCGTGCCGCGCGCGGCCGCGACGGCGCGCAGGcagccgacgacgacgtgcgCGGAGGAGGAGTCGAGGCCGGAGGTGGgctcgtcgaggaggaggacccCGGGGTCCCGGAGGAGGGCGAGCCCGATGGACACGcgacgccgctcgccgccggacaGCCGCGTGGCGGAGACGCGGGTGTGCGCCGCGTGGCCCAGCCGGAGGTccgcgaggagggcggcgaccgcggccgacgcctccgccgccgccgggtacAGCAGCGACGCCGCGAAGGCGAACGTCTCTGCGACGGTGAGCAACGGCAGCGCGACGTCCATCTGCGGCACGTGGGCGGACAGCCGCCGGAACGAGGACGGTCGGAGCGGCGCCGCGTTGAGGAGCAGCCTCCCGTGCGTCGGCGCCGTCCGCGCGGCGAGGATGTCGAGCAGGGTGGACTTGCCGGCGCCGCTggggccgacgacggcgaggatcTCCCCGGGCCGCGCCGTCAGCGACACGTCCCGGAGGATGtactccggcgacggcggctgcgcCGCGCCGCAGGGCCTCAGGAGCCGCGCCAGcgacgccaccgtcgtcgtggccaccgcggcggcggccggcttggCGTAGTAGATGTTCCGCGCGGCGAGCTCGTACATGATCACCTTcttgggcggcgtcgacggcgacggcgacggcgatggcgaggctTCGGCATTGTCGGGTTCtgtgacggtggtggtggtggtggtggacatTGTGGCgtggccggaggcggcgagggagggagggagagatgtgAGAGGACGTTGAAGGTAATTGTAGTGTAGCTTGTGGTTGTGAATTGTGATCGGCTAGGGCACAAACTCAAAGGCCACAAGTTGGTGTGGATTATTAGCTAGGCATTTGATAATTTAGGGTTTGGTTGGTCTTTTGGAGGAGAGTGTGTGCTACTACTGCTCAATGGCAGTATGGAGAGGGTATAGTGAGGAGGGTGGAGTGAGACAAAATTAATCAGATGAAATGGAAGGATAATCGAATATATAAAGGTATATATGGAAGGAGGGAGAGATTGACACGCACTTTCTCATTACAGATCACTTTGCGAACTTTGAGTTGTATTGTGCTAATTATAGCTTCCTTAATTGCAAACTTTTCATATTGTTACTTTGCAACATATATATCGTATCTTAATTATAACGTAGTGTCATCAACCCTTGCACGTGGATCGAATATAGAGACATACTTTCTCTGTCCCTAATTAAATCAACCTCGTGTCTATATTTAtcgtactaggatgtgtcacatccagtatgAGGTTGAGGTtagtttattttgggatggagggagtagggtAAGTTCAATGTATACACATGATATTAGTTTAAAATTTTCGCTAAATAgtttataatagataatagaggTATAAATATATTATCCTAAAAATCTATGAGCACAAACCTATGGTCAATATTGATTTATATATGTTCATTTAGATATGAAACTTAGTTTTAATATGTAGTTAAGTGCTTTATTTCTGTTTATTTTCCGGCCTCCATATGAAATGGAACTCCCTAAGTTATTTGTCTTCGCGATCTGGTTGGTTTCATGCCTTCTCCCATAGTCCCACTGCAATAATATGAAGATGCAGTGGGGTATGAACTATTGATCAAACAGGAGGAATAATGCTTTGATCCCTTCTCTGTCTCTCTATGTATTACACAGTAAGAATGTTTCTATGTACTAATTATATGCATCAAACTTCACAATTAGAATCTTGCACTAAAGCCATAATTGTGATACGGTGTACCTTTCAGTGACATACATATACTAGATGTATAGACGTAAACCTCAGCCAGAATACATTTGGAACTGCACACCAGGCATGTGATGTATATGTTTGAACTAGAATATAACAGCCACATGAAGTCATCATCATATGTAGGCCATTCAGAaacacaaacaaaaagaaatatatgcatatatgaatATGTGCGTACATATATCTCACTTTCTAGAAGGAAAAACGGCCTTTTTCTGATCTACTCGTGTCAGGGCAGGgtacatttttcttttattcatTTTTAGGTCTATTGGACcaccacatatatatttttgcgTCACACTTAAGCAAGATGCATATGGTAAAATGCAATAAGTGAGTCTCTAATATAATTGATAATGCAGCCCCACCAAAAGCAGCATTTGCATCATTGATAATGCAAATTGACCACGATCAGTCAACTAATTAAACAAGCACACTGGTTCCATCGTTTGCTATCCAGTATTCCAAACTTAATGTTAGAgttaattttgtttgttttatcaaagtttattttctagGATTAACTTTTAAGTCATTAgagcacatatataaaaattttacctaaaaattattttttctatgtgtTACGACTTACAATCAGATGTAGGCGAAACAATGACACTATTAGTCTGGTTaaatcaagcaaacaaaagcaCCTAGATGTATGTATTATTCCAAAGCTCCTTCATTTTAAGCTTACTCCCTATGTTATCATGCCTTCATTATCATCACCACCATCACTCTAGTAGTGTACCAGGGATTGTTTATGGCGTAATAGTGAACTCCAAGGGATACCAAGATGGTAAATCAGCTGTATCCACGGATTTTGGAGCACAATTTAGTTTCATTTAATTTGTAGGAGAAACATAGGAACTTAGAGGATTTTAAGCCTAGGAAAAATTTCTAGGAGTACCATTGTTTCAAAGGATTGAATTCaacctttttttctttaaaattcctatgaatgaACAACACTATAGAGTTTTCGGAGGAAAGTTAATAAAAGCTTTAacgttttgaaaatttttcttcaagTTTATCTGCCTCATTCAATTCCTGAGacaattcatgtgtttttcctatggtcTATTCAAACaaccttttttatttgtttgtaatCATCTATTTTGCAATTCCGTTCCTATTAAATCCTTATGGTTTTGAAAGAAGCCCTTAATCAAATAGGAGTCCAAAAGTTATTCATGAATCTAGGCGTAGGGATGATTAGCACATAGTAGGAGAATATGATAATCATGTGTGGCGGAGGCATCCCCATCAGAAATAGCGGGAGGGCATCTCCAGGCCACAAATCCTGGATGAGATCCAGACGGGGGCCCCCCTCCATTGACCCATCTATCCATCTGTCcaaatatgcatatgcatgcacacACATCGACAACCACCCACCGAGCTAAGCTCTGATCGGTCACTCTTGTTCCTTTTCACAGCATGGTCAGCAACTCCGCATTAGATATATActgtacttcctccatctcaATATAGCTGTAAATGTAACCTaatacatatattttaa
The Oryza sativa Japonica Group chromosome 6, ASM3414082v1 DNA segment above includes these coding regions:
- the LOC4341120 gene encoding ABC transporter G family member 4, coding for MSTTTTTTVTEPDNAEASPSPSPSPSTPPKKVIMYELAARNIYYAKPAAAAVATTTVASLARLLRPCGAAQPPSPEYILRDVSLTARPGEILAVVGPSGAGKSTLLDILAARTAPTHGRLLLNAAPLRPSSFRRLSAHVPQMDVALPLLTVAETFAFAASLLYPAAAEASAAVAALLADLRLGHAAHTRVSATRLSGGERRRVSIGLALLRDPGVLLLDEPTSGLDSSSAHVVVGCLRAVAAARGTTVVLSIHQPSSRLLSAVDSLLLLSRGAVVHHGSVDSLDAALLSHGLAVPAQLNPLEFALEVLDQMPHPSASSPEPKTTEELAAVTSSKSSSSSTSPCSRIHEVVVLYKRAWKVVYRSKQLLLTNFLESVVVGTLLGSIYINAGDGEGGAHKRLGLFAFTLTFLLTSTTETLPTFVSERPIVLAETASGLYRLSSHAAAATLVFLPYLLAVALLYSACVYFLVGLCASAAAFAAFVMVVWAVVLTANSFVLFVSSFAPDYIAGMSLVSVSLAGFFLFSGYFLSRGSMPPYWVFMHYVSPYKYALDALLANEYTCAATRCFGVAGPAAGDCSETGADVLAEKGLTAKERWTGVQVLFGFFLLYRVLYWVVLSRRAARAKR